The genomic segment CTTTACCAGCGCTGTTCCAGCGGCCGGCTTGCCCGCACTCCTTCGCCAGTGCCCTGTGACTTTACAAGACCCCCCATCACTCATCATTCCCGCCCCGCCTAAACTGCAATGTCTTTTGACCCACGCCATTTTTTACACACCGTCTTCGGTGCTCGCTTGCTTGATGTCCTCTCTGTCCTTCACGTCTCGAGAACCCGGTTTACATTTTATGGCATGCCTTGTTAACCATTTCACTGCTTCTTGTCCGGCGTCAAGCTCACCCCCCACCCTGTCATCCATTAGCCTTTTGCGGCCGCGATTCCATCAGCCCACACCCCCATGCCCACACGTTGCTCTGTAAATACTCTGGCACTACCTTTCCACAGGCCTGTTTGTTTAATAATTTGCTATTTGAACCCGGCTCATTTAAAGCAAGCTTCCTCAATACTGTCTGCGGTTTCCCCTTTTCTTTGACACTTATTTCCACTCAGCCTTTCTCCTCCGTGCTCTCTCCTCGACCACATCCTCCTCTCATCAtttacccctctcctcctccctccaccgccctctccatcaccctcttccgtctcctcccctccacttcTCCTAATTCGGTCCACAATGTGTCCCTCCCAGCGCTAATCTCTCATCTAGGATTTACACCGCCTGGGTCTGAGCTGCTGTCTCACACTGAAACAAAAAGTCTATCGCCATCACCAGCCAACATCAACATCCCAcacgctgtcacacacacacacacagacgcacacagacacacacacacacacactgccttagTGCTCTCCAGCAGGGCGGATTAGGCCCGGCGGCGACGACGTTTGTTGGCGGAGACATGAGACTAAGCCCCTTACCGGGTGCTTCTGATCTAAGTGTCTACCAAATATAGCCCCGGCACAACACACTCCTCCCCTGGCCTCGCTGTCAAAACTACGGCCCTTGTTGAAACGCAATATCCACTGTGGCCGCGGTACAGCACACACTGCGGCGGCGGCCACCGCAGAGACTGcagagaggagttggagctctTATGAAGGGCCGGCCCTGCCAAGCCCTTAATCACCAATAAGGGCTACCAAAAGTCAAGGCTAGAAAATGCACAGTTAATTTTGTTCTGCGTCCTCTGTACTTTTGTGTGGCTGCTTCTACTTTAGGCGTACTTCTTGTGGTATTTTCCAGTGTGCCCAGACTGAAGCGACGGTTATTAATGCTTGAGAGACAAAGGAGGGAACTTGATTGAAACAAATTGATTCCATGGTCAACCGTGGAACACGCAGCCCTCCCCGTCTCTTGTCTGGCCTCTCCAGACAGTTTCAAGGAGTCTGAGCCTGCTGAGCGACAGCGAGCAAACATGGCCAGAGTGCTCACTTTAGGTCTGCCATTCAGGGGATTCTCTGAGGGTTATTAGGACCGTTCTCTCATGTGAAACCCCTGCCGCCATGAATTATTAGCACTGTCTATCCACCTCATTCATGGCCATGTCCTCCTGCCATTAAGCCTTAAATTCGTATTCTTTCACAGTGAGGTTAAAAAAGTATTTGCACGCACAATAACCTTCAACTGATGTCCTTCATCATTTAGGCCAGAACAAGATTTCCGTGCAAATTGATTAACCAGAATCAAACGCGACAGGACTACAGTATTCACAGAGGATTTACTGACTCTACTACCAAGCCTCCAAGAACAAATTAATACAAGAGGAAATGCCTTCCAGCCTCATACTGCACTTATTTCTGGTggctaaaaataaagaaaaagcttTTTTTGTCCTCTCCACAAAGCGAGCAGACACAGCTGTATCTCATCCATCAGTTCCTCTATATTTGCTGCACTGTGGCAGGCCCGCCTCAAACCGCTGCCCTGTTGTAACTCAACACCCAGGTGTGGCTGACTCacccgtctccctcctctccgccGAGGTGGAGCGGTCCTTCCTCTGCGGCCGCTCCAGGAGGGCGAAGCCGGGGCCCTCCGGGGCCCCCGCCTCGGGCCTCCTGCTCCGGCCCGCCGCCTTCAGGGTGTTGCGCGTCAGGGCTGACGCAAACAGGTTGGTGTGTCCCGGGGGGTCCGGGCCTCCGGCGTCCGCCTCCTCCGTTGGCGTGAGGGgctcgtcgtcctcgtcctcgtcctcctcctcttcgtcctcgcTGTCCGAGCAACCCGCCGGGTCTTCTGGCCGGCCGTCCGAGAAGGGCCCGCGGCCGGACGCCGCCGAGGCCGCCTGGTTCCGCGAGAGCTTCCCGTAGTCCACCTCGCCGCCGCCCACCCTGAACCAGGAGTCGGGGGCGCGGGGCTGTCCCCGCGGGACGCCGGCCCCGCCGCCCAGCGCCAGCCTGGAGGGCCCCAGGCAGGACGCCGTGCTCTCCTTGCGCTTGTACTTGTCGGCcgaggaggaagcggaggacgTGGACGAGGGCGAGTTGGCCGAGGCGGCCGCTGCCGCCACCGTCTGcttgccgccgccgcccgccgccgccgccgccgccgccgccgccgccaccgctccCGACTCCCGTCCGAAGCGGCACCGCTGCAGGGGTTCTGCTAGACCGGCGGCCCCGCCGGCCCTCAGCTCCGCCCTCCCCGGGGCTCCGCCCTCCGGTAGGCCCGCGCCGGCCCGGGCGGCCGCGGGGCCCCTGGCGGCCGCCGCGTCGCCCCCGTCCTGGCCGGCGCGCTCGCGGTGCTTGTGGcggtgcttgtgtttgtggtgCCAGTTGAAGGAGAGCTCCGAGGACATGGGCGGGTACAGCACCGGCGGGCGGCCCCCGCCGTGGAGCTCCTGCCGCAGCAGCTTGTGCTTCTTCTTGTGGAACTTGGAGGGGTTCAGCAGCAGGTggggcgggtggtggtggtgcatgtaggaggcggggggcgggggcggggggaacGACGGGGAGTGGTGCGAGTGGTGGGACGGCCCCGCGTGGGAggactggtggtgggggtgcgggTACAGGGCGCTGGCCGGCGGGTAGCCCCGGTAGTAGCCCAGGCCCAGGGGCCCGGAGGAGTAGGGCATGCCGTAGGAGGGGTGGTAGAACCCCCCGCTGGGCAGGGGGAAACCCAGGCCCGGCACGTAGGGGACGTCCGACATGGCCTCCCGGAGCTTGGGCGGGCGCCCGCGCTTCTTCTTCATGTCCGGCTTGCGGACGTAGTGCAGCGGGTCGCAGTTGTACGCCGGGTGCGGCGAGTAGTAGCCGCTGAAGTTGATCCTGAAGATGGTGGGCAGCAGGTCCCGGGAGAGATAGTGGTGCGGTGGGGGGCCGCCGGAGCCTCcgaggcccccgggggcccgggcCCCTACCGCCCCGGGCGCCCTGCCCGCCCCGGCGTGCGGGCCCATCCCGGCTCCCGGCCGGTGGCCCGCGCCGCGGTGCGCGATGCGGATCTCGCTCAGCCGCACCACGATCTCGTCCAGCTCCGCCAGGAAGTCAGGGTCCTGGCGCCGCGAGCGCAGGTGCAGGTACTTCTTCTTGCGCTTCCTCTTCTGCCTCTTCAGCTTGTCGTAGCCCGGGCAGCCGTGGCTCCGCCTCTTGCACTTGTGCTTGTGCTTCTCCTTGTGGCCCAGCAGGGAGGAGGCCGAGACCGGGGCGGCCGGGTGGGGCCGCCGCGGGTCAGGGGGTGACCTGGCCCCGAGCGGGgacggggtgggggaggggtgctCCAGCATCACCGCCGAGGAGTGCCGCCGGCGGCCCCTGGCGCTGAGTCCGAGGCCCCCGGGTGCCATCGCCGAGCTCATCACCCCGGGCATCAGcaggccggccccgccccccagtcCGGCGGTGAGCCCCGGGGCCGCGCCCACCAGGCAGCCCGCCTTCTCGCCCCGGTCCGAGGTGCTGTTGTTGTCCGTCCCGATGCCGCTGTCGCTGGGCACCGTCTCCTCGCTGTGGGACTCGCTGACCGGCGAGGGCGTGGCCTCCTTCAGCTCGCTGAGCGGGGCGGGCGACGTGGGGTGCAGGGGCCGCGGCGGGGACAGCTTGTGGTAGTTGTAGTGCTGCCGGAAatgggcgtggtggtggtgctgctgctgctgctgttgctggtggAACCCGCGGCACAACGACTTCTTCTGGGCCGCTGCcaaggccgccgccgccgaggaGCCATGGATGCGGGGATTGGGCGCCGAGAAGGTGGGCGGGGCGAAGGGGAACGAGTGGTGGCCGTGGTGGTGGGCGTGATGCGTCTGGTAGTGCGGGTGGGCGGCAAAGTGCACCGAGCCCGGCTCCACGAAGCCGCCGCCGTCGCTGGCCGGGCTGTGGCCCCCGCTGGActgggagagcgagggggaggggaacACCTCCGACGAGGAgagctggtggtgctgctgggactggtggtggtggtggtggtggtggtgatgcagCGGGGAGGTGATGCTGGGGGACTCGGAGGGCGGACTGGAGTCCTTGGAGCCGCCGGGGAGCTTGGGTTTCCGGCCGCGCCTCTTGCCCATGTAGATCGTCCCCTTTTTGCTGACGTTGATCTGCGGCGCCAGCTTGCCCCCGAACGAGGCCGCGAGCGAGGTCAGCGACTGTTTGGCGGCGACCGCGGAACCTGCCGCCATGCTGCCGGGGCCTCGGGAGGTCTCCTCCGGCCCGGGGCCCAACAGAATCTGGCTGAGGATGCGCTTCCTCTTCACGCTCTTCATCTTGTTGATCTTGCCTATGATTGTCCTCATGATGAGCTGCCCGTTGCCTTTGGTGTGGAACAGTTTCTCCCCTCCGTCCCCCGCCTCGGGGGCCAGTGTCGGGGGTTGACCCTcgggggggagggtagggggcAGGCGCTTGGGACGGCCCCGTTTCCTGGGCATGGGTTTGGGAGGGTTGAGGTCGACCTCCGGGTGGAGGACCGGAGGGTCCTGCTCTTCTTTGGACTTGAGCAGCGATGAGTAGACCTTGGAGGGGGCCAGCTTGTTGGGGGGGCGCCCGCGGAGGGGAGCATCCAGACGGGGCATTTTAGACTTGGGCCTCCCCCGTTTCCTCGGCTGGGGCGGGAACAGATGCGACATTGGATTTTGTGGCGGGGGAGTTGGTCTGATCTTGTTGGGGTTGGGAGGCCTGCCGACGGGCCTCTTCACCGGAGGGGGCGTGTCCATGCTCATAGACAGAGGCACGGGCCCGTCCTGGCCTTCCCGGGCCTTGTTGATAATACGGGTCCAACGGGGTTTCCTGCCCCTTCGCTTCTTCAGGGGCTTGCTGTCCTGCTCCGCCGGGGAATCGGGGGAGGAGTCCCGTGAGTCGTGCCTGAGTGGGAGCGGGGAGCCGTCCCTCTCGTCGGACTCCGGATGCGGGGCACCCCTGTGTCTCGTCAGCTCGGCGGGGAGGGTCCGGCCGGCATCCCGGCCGGGGCTGCTCCCCCGGTCCGCCCGCAGCGACTGGCCCCCGGAGCAGCGCTCCTTCCCCTCGGCCCTCCCCGTGCCTAAAAGAGGGAGGCACTTGGCGAGGTCTCTGGGGCGGTCCGGCCTGTCGTGCTGCTCCCTCTCCCGGTGGCAGCTCTCCTCTTGCCGGGCTGGGCTGTCCCGTGGATGGTGTCCCGGTGCGGCGCCGGGGCCGCTGTGCTGGCCCGACGTGTCCCCCGTCCTCTCCTcggtggaggaggcggcggcgcgGGGCGACGAGGCGAGCCGCGACGGCGACGGCGCGCTGTGAGGCGAGCAGTGGGAGAGGCGAGAGGGCGGCGGTTTCGCGGGGTTCCCGCCGGCCGCTTCGTGTTTGCTGTGGCCCAGGCGGCCGTGGCCGTGGGAGGGCGCGGGGCTGCTGCTGcgactgctgttgctgctgttgccgctgctgctgctgccgctgctgctcccgccgccgccgccgccgctcgaCCTCCCGTTGCCGTCGGCGTCCTCCTTCCTGGGCGGCGCCGAGGCGGAGGACTTGCCCTCGCCGAGGCTGTCTTTGTTCCGGGAGCCGTAGGGGCGGCCGGGCGGTCGCGACACGGGCGGGGGCGGCGCCAGGTGGACCACCCGGGAGTACGTGTTCCGGTTGGCCATGGCCCGGTCCCGCTGTTTGGCGGTCGGGGCCATGAAGCCCGACGTCGGGAGCGCCGGCGAGGGGGCGATCTTCGTAGGCTTGGTGGGTTTGGGGGTCTTTGACGGTGGGCAGGTGGCTATGAGTTGGGCTAACTTCTCTGTGACAGTGGGGGCCCCCCAACATGGAAGCCCCCTGTCCTTGTCCCTCTGGTTCTCAGTGCTGTACGTGTACTGAGCGGGTTTGACACCTTGGAAGCTGGCCTCTTTCGAGGCCGGTGTGGTCATAGACGGTGCGGAGGAGAGGGATGTGAGTGGGCTGGTCTGGGGAGTAGGGGCCCTCTTCCCAGAGTGTGATGGGTGATGTGTTTTGCTGTCTGATGAGGAGCGATGCAGATTGAGGGGTCTCTCGGGCATGGGGCTGGCGGCTTTCCCGTCTGGCTTGGCGTTAGACTTGCAGGCCATCTTTGGTAGTCCCTGTGCaaagagaaaaatatataaatttgtaagtatataaatataatttgaaAATGAATTTTACTTTCATCAACTGATGGTTAAACTGCAAATAAAAATTATTGCATTTTGTGAAAACAGaattaatcaataaaaaaataagaattagAATCTGAAAAGTAATTTGATCAAATGAATaatttgatttgtaattgtaTCTACAAATGCACATATAAATTACATCACTATTACAACTAAGTTCAAGTAATCCTCACAACCCGTCTCTAGCAGAATTACAACCAACAAGTCTGGCCCTCAGACGGGGACGATTCTGTCCATCGTAAACGCCAACCCGACAAGGACTTTGTCTACCCCCCCGGAACACACTAACTGCCAGTTCATTGACAGAATTGTCTGTCCACTCCTGCTTCCCGGTCATacccgggggggggaggggcttgtctCTCGACTCAATAACACTTATCAGGGTCAAattggggacagagagagagagctgcggAGGGGGGTCACGTAGGGGAGAAAAGGGAGTGGGTGGGAGGGCGAGTAGATGACACAGCCGCACAGGGAAAGGGGACAgacgacacagacagacacacacacacacaaacacacacacagactgacatacacacactggcagAAGGGGAGGAGCGAGCGGATGATGGATTGAGTCAGGCGAGGGAACAAGACAAAGAAATCAAAAGAGCAATTTAGGCTGCGTTCTCTACCGTGCAATAACACGCTAGTTACGGTGGGGGAACAATGTTGGGGATGGTAGCCTTGGTGAATGCCAATAGCATCTTAGGTTAGCCGTTCGTTTAGAATGACGGTGCTAGGGAAAGTAAACATCCGTCTGGAGAGAAACTCAATCGATTTGAGTTTCTGCGCCCAACATGAGGGGGAGCGGGGGAACATTTTGCAAACATGTGGAATCCCTAAGTAATAGAAAATCCCcttactttttgtttttgccAAAAGGTTCAAAGAGACCTCTTGTGCAATCCCCCAGTCTGGGAAAGCTTTATGAAAGCACAACAACTATTTGAACCTCCaaacccctttttttttgtgcGGTCTTGCCCCCAGCTTACCTTTTTGGCCTGATTATTCCCGTTGGTCGGGGAGGGCGACGGGGCACTAGAGCTCGCAGGAGGAATGGCAGAGGGGGGTGACGTGGCAGCGACAGCACCGGAGGCCGGGCCCGGAGGCGACGGGTTGGGCCTGCTGTTGAGGCACTGGGGGCTgggctcccgctctctctctctgctgtgcagtggaggaggcggcggcggaggaggaggaggaggaagaggaggaggtggaggaggaggagggggactggGTGCGACGTGTGCGTTGGCCGGGGGACCCTCGGGCGCTGCCCCGGTGCGGCCCCCCCGGCCACTTCCGGAGCCGCCGTTGCTACGCGGCGTGGTGTGCCGGACGGTGGCCCGGAAGGCTGGCCGGCACTCGTAGCTCTCCAGGATCTTGGGGGGCTTCTTCATGCGCTTCGCCTGCAGGCCGATCTTGAGCTTCACGTTGCCCTCGGAGAGGCTGCTCTCCTTAATGGAGAAGTGAGACTGgtccacgccgccgccgccaggggCCCCGGGGGCTACTCCTCCTGCCCCGTCGCCTCCTACCCCTCCGGCTGCACTGGAGGAGTCCAACGGGGGGCACTCCTTCTCCCGTtccctctttttcttctcctcctcctcgtccttcttCCCACCCCCGCCATCCTTGTCTCGCTCCCCAGCGGGTAGtgcggtggggagggggggtggagtggCGGTGCCCCCCTGAATCTTCTGATCCATCAGAGATCTAGGGGGTGAGCGGGGCGACCGGGAGTTTGGGGGCCAATGTTTGTGGCGTTACCAACAAGAGGTATttatgaagggggggggggggggggggggggggggagtggacagTGGTATAAAGGCGACGGACGGGGTGATTGGGGGGGAAGAGAaagtgggggaaggggggggggggggggtagatgagtgagaaaaaaaacaatcctgGTTTGTGGCGAATCTGCTGTCTTTCTTGATGGCTGTGGTGTCCTgccctctctggctctctctggctctctccttTCTTAAACTGTGTTGGTAGAGACAGGGTCatgaagaacagagagagagagagagagagaagggggggggggttgtgaaagggggtaaaaaaaaacaaggcgtATAATTAGTCACCAGAACAGAAAACATGAAGGAACATCAATGAGTCCGTGACAGCTAAGATGACAGAGCGAGCGTCGCagatcacaacacaacaagcacagCGTGTGCGTGCCCAGCATCTCATAATgaatgatggaggagaggggctgGGCGGACAGACGGAAGCAGTTTTTATCGTCTAGGTTATTCTGCGCGAGGTCGTCCTTCATCGTCCCTGCTGggttacttctttttttttatgcgttCGTCCTCACGGCCTTCAGCGGTCCGTGACCTATTTACACAGCTGCGGCGTCTCTACCTGAACGCTTGGTAAGGTGTAACTCTATGCCAGAGACTCAGAATGAGCAACCGTCCACTTGAGAACCCAGCATATCCTTAAGGCTGCATGGGCTGCCACTGCCTCCCCAGGTCCTATAGGTGACATCCCGCCCAAATGACCCATCCCTAATGTTTCCTCATTAGCCACGGGGAAAATGAGCACGCTAGAAATGGGCGACTGTGCATGCCGGCTAGCACAATGGCGCTATCAGCAGTCACTGAGTGATTTAATGGCGATTCGCCCCCAAGCAGGTGCTCTCGTCGGGGTGAAGTCATTTGGAGGCAATTCAGAACCGTGACCTCAGCACATTGGGCCCTCTGGGAGTAAGTAGCCGATCTGCCTTTCCCAGCAGTGATCCCAGAAGCCTCTGAGCGTGGGCGAGTGATAGAGCAGCAACGTtccggtggtgtgtgtgtgtgtgtgtgttcggtgtgtgtgtgtgtgtggtgtgtgtgtgtgtgtgtgtgtgtgtgtgtgtgtgtgtgtgtgtgtgtgtgtgtgtgtgtgtgtgtgtggctgtgtgtgtgtgtgtgtgcgtgtgcgtgtataccCTGCATTAGCGGAAAGCACTAAAAGGAGCCACTTAATGGAGCCCCGAGGAAAGTCAGTACTACAACTCCTCAGGTCTTGTGAAAGTGAGAGCAGAGCGGGAGAAGGGAGAAGGCTACGGCCGTAGGAGACGGCATTAGAAAGAGAAGGGGGTTGCGTTGAGCGTTTGGggtgtttcttttctttctttttttttatgacataCACAGCCACGGTCTTGGAGTACAGCTCTGCCGTTACCCACGCCCACTGGGCTCTGTGTTTACTTCAATTACTCACTCCATTTCCCCTCTAAACTCCAcccgcccccctcagccccaaCCCCTTGCTCCACATACCACAACGCTCAAATCACACCTCCCTCTTTTCCCCAGCACTCCATCAATCTGGCCGCTCCGCCGACCCTTCCCTGTAAGcccttctcttctcccttcTCTTCTACTACGCCCAAACCTGGAAGGCGAGCAGGAGCGCAGCGGACAGACTAAAGTCACTGTGTTCCCCCCTACTTTAatccaaaacacatttttgcACCCCCACCGCAACCAAACCAAagctctgttctctctctctctctccactccttctctctccctcaatccctctctctctccctctctctacaagTGACAAATGTTTGCCGTTTCTTTTATATCACTTGGAGCCAGCCAAGCTGCATCCGCTGCTCTTACAGCGACCCGGCCAAAAATAAGCCCACTCGGGAACCTGGCTAGTGAGAAGGCAACTGACAGGTGACTGAATAGCCCCAAACCTTGCTCTGAGTCAAAACACCCCTCGCACTTCCAACGTCTAGAATGCTTAACTAATCTATGTACCGGTGTTCGTTCTTCTGTAAGCAATCAGATCGCAAGCCCTATTTCCGTTTTGAGAGTGCTTTACAACATTGATAAGCATTTGGCATTACAGCATCTTGTTTCTTTTGCTGGTATGTATGTCATTTTTACACCCCCAAAGAGTGCTAAACATTACGCGTTCAATTGGTCTACAATAGTTCAGCAGTGACACTgatataaacattgttaaacATGAATAGTAGTGAaggtctatttatttattatatcaaTAACCTGTAGCttctgttaaaaaatatataacagtTGCATATAAAATGTGTTTGGAAGGGCCAGGAGCATGATGGCATAACAAATTAAGATTTTGAAACAACGGCAAATGTTATGGATGGAACAGTAAGGAACGTAGTAAACAACTTCCCTCGCGCCCCCTCCCATCAATCCCCTCCCCTTATTCCCTCCCTCCGTGCACTGCCTCTTTCACTTTTGCACACGTTGTTCTGCTGATATCCTCAGGGCAGAGGGAATTGGACCGAACCCACCCCCACATCATTCACAGAAGTGCTGGATATATCCCCATGTTATTTCCAAAGACAATATCGCGCGAAGCTGGCAGGTAGCGCATGGCCGTTCCTTGCATTTGTAACTGCAACTAAA from the Gadus morhua chromosome 22, gadMor3.0, whole genome shotgun sequence genome contains:
- the ash1l gene encoding histone-lysine N-methyltransferase ASH1L, coding for MDQKIQGGTATPPPLPTALPAGERDKDGGGGKKDEEEEKKKREREKECPPLDSSSAAGGVGGDGAGGVAPGAPGGGGVDQSHFSIKESSLSEGNVKLKIGLQAKRMKKPPKILESYECRPAFRATVRHTTPRSNGGSGSGRGGRTGAAPEGPPANAHVAPSPPPPPPPPPLPPPPPPPPPPPLHSREREREPSPQCLNSRPNPSPPGPASGAVAATSPPSAIPPASSSAPSPSPTNGNNQAKKGLPKMACKSNAKPDGKAASPMPERPLNLHRSSSDSKTHHPSHSGKRAPTPQTSPLTSLSSAPSMTTPASKEASFQGVKPAQYTYSTENQRDKDRGLPCWGAPTVTEKLAQLIATCPPSKTPKPTKPTKIAPSPALPTSGFMAPTAKQRDRAMANRNTYSRVVHLAPPPPVSRPPGRPYGSRNKDSLGEGKSSASAPPRKEDADGNGRSSGGGGGGSSSGSSSSGNSSNSSRSSSPAPSHGHGRLGHSKHEAAGGNPAKPPPSRLSHCSPHSAPSPSRLASSPRAAASSTEERTGDTSGQHSGPGAAPGHHPRDSPARQEESCHREREQHDRPDRPRDLAKCLPLLGTGRAEGKERCSGGQSLRADRGSSPGRDAGRTLPAELTRHRGAPHPESDERDGSPLPLRHDSRDSSPDSPAEQDSKPLKKRRGRKPRWTRIINKAREGQDGPVPLSMSMDTPPPVKRPVGRPPNPNKIRPTPPPQNPMSHLFPPQPRKRGRPKSKMPRLDAPLRGRPPNKLAPSKVYSSLLKSKEEQDPPVLHPEVDLNPPKPMPRKRGRPKRLPPTLPPEGQPPTLAPEAGDGGEKLFHTKGNGQLIMRTIIGKINKMKSVKRKRILSQILLGPGPEETSRGPGSMAAGSAVAAKQSLTSLAASFGGKLAPQINVSKKGTIYMGKRRGRKPKLPGGSKDSSPPSESPSITSPLHHHHHHHHHQSQQHHQLSSSEVFPSPSLSQSSGGHSPASDGGGFVEPGSVHFAAHPHYQTHHAHHHGHHSFPFAPPTFSAPNPRIHGSSAAAALAAAQKKSLCRGFHQQQQQQQHHHHAHFRQHYNYHKLSPPRPLHPTSPAPLSELKEATPSPVSESHSEETVPSDSGIGTDNNSTSDRGEKAGCLVGAAPGLTAGLGGGAGLLMPGVMSSAMAPGGLGLSARGRRRHSSAVMLEHPSPTPSPLGARSPPDPRRPHPAAPVSASSLLGHKEKHKHKCKRRSHGCPGYDKLKRQKRKRKKKYLHLRSRRQDPDFLAELDEIVVRLSEIRIAHRGAGHRPGAGMGPHAGAGRAPGAVGARAPGGLGGSGGPPPHHYLSRDLLPTIFRINFSGYYSPHPAYNCDPLHYVRKPDMKKKRGRPPKLREAMSDVPYVPGLGFPLPSGGFYHPSYGMPYSSGPLGLGYYRGYPPASALYPHPHHQSSHAGPSHHSHHSPSFPPPPPPASYMHHHHPPHLLLNPSKFHKKKHKLLRQELHGGGRPPVLYPPMSSELSFNWHHKHKHRHKHRERAGQDGGDAAAARGPAAARAGAGLPEGGAPGRAELRAGGAAGLAEPLQRCRFGRESGAVAAAAAAAAAAGGGGKQTVAAAAASANSPSSTSSASSSADKYKRKESTASCLGPSRLALGGGAGVPRGQPRAPDSWFRVGGGEVDYGKLSRNQAASAASGRGPFSDGRPEDPAGCSDSEDEEEEDEDEDDEPLTPTEEADAGGPDPPGHTNLFASALTRNTLKAAGRSRRPEAGAPEGPGFALLERPQRKDRSTSAERRETGSSAGQTHQPPLFHPHATTAAASTRLSPCRDYCMDPPQSHTAHHHHHHHHQGQPHPAGNTPKHSLHHVNKILRAKKLQRQARTGNNVVKKRGPGRPRKYPLPSPPPSPPSPPTPPPPPTTPLTEATQSRQRAGERDRVGGGPLARGWEGDTVTDAIEVVVQGQRRKGPKRKHWEGDGDEDEDEEEEEEEEEGEVREEEEEEEGEGGRRVENVGGLVARPAPGGGRGWITPEDLHLFRGSLESKPDGNCSPERPGTVSREKAPPMPITSQREKRPARPPKKKFQKAGLYSDVYKSDDPRSQLLQLKKEKLEYIPGEHEHGLFPAPIHVGKYLRQKRIDFQLPYDILWLWKHDQLYKRPDVPLYKKIRSNVYVDVKPLSGYEVTTCNCRSPDDPTEKACLDDCLNRMSFAECSPSICPCREQCDNQHIQRHEWVQCLERFRAEGKGWGIRTKEALRSGQFIIEYLGEVVSEHEFRSRMMEQYFAHSGQYCLNLDSGMVIDSYRMGNEARFINHSCEPNCEMQKWSVNGVYRIGLFALKDMGSGTELTYDYNFHSFNTEEQQACECGSESCRGIIGGKSQRINGLPGKAGGTRRLGRLKEKRKSKHQLKKREEESGDSSKLYPHLMKPMSNRERNFVLKHRVFLLRNWEKMREKQELLKREGERDRDASSLSIYARWGGVIRDDGNIKSDVFLTQFSALQTSRSVRTRRLAAAEENTEVTRTARLAHIFKEICDMITSYKDSSGQTLAAPLVNLPSRKRNSQYYEKVSEPLDLSTIEKQILTGHYKTVEAFDADMLKVFRNAERYYGRKSSLGRDVNRLRKAYYSARHEAAVQIDEIVGETASEADSSDSLDRDHAHHGGSHDKDDDVIRCICGMYKDEGLMIQCETCMVWQHFDCMRLETEVEHYSCEQCEPRPLDREVPMLPQPSYAQSGSMYFICLLRDELLLHQGDCVYLMRDSRRTTEGQPIRQSYRLLTHVNRDNLDIFRIEKLWKNEKGERFAFGHHYFRPHETHHSPSRRFYQNELFRMPLYEIIPLEAVVGNCCVLDLYTYCKGRPKGVKEQDVYICDYRLDKSAHLFYKIHRNRYPVCTKPYAFNHFPKRLAPKRDFSPHYVPDSYKRNGGRSAWKSERDKGAPGDDDGGSPCDRGGDDFPPEATEDERGEGGGAEEEADPTAGDPTAPSGKPPRAEPRGGEAGANGEEEDEEEDEEEEDEEMREAAGRGKPEEEVLAERGGEMVEVPSSSASSPLHQHHHVLLHHHHVGLGRREAQRDRLNKILLDLLQRTPSKNAIDVTYLLEEGAGRRLRRRTLGFGDFVCRK